The Sorangiineae bacterium MSr11954 DNA segment GTCGCCGGCGGCGGTGTGGTGCTGATCGCGGCCGGCGTTTCGGTGTGGGCCATCGGCACGAGCCAGATCAATGCGTCCAAGGACGACGCCAAGGCGGCCAAGTGCGATGGTACGCGCTGCCCCGAGGGGGTCGACGTAAAGCCCTTTCAAGACAAGAACGACAGCGGCGCGACCAAGCGCGGCATCGGCTTTACGCTCATGGGCGTGGGCGCCGCCGCCGTGGCGGGCGGCATCGTCTGGCACTTTCTCGAACCGAAGCTGTCGCCATCGCGCAGGGTGCAAGCGCGCCCCGATCTCGGCCCGGGCTATGCGGGCCTCTCGCTCGGCGGCTCGTTCTAGGCGGCTGTTCTAGGCGGTTTCGTTCTAGGCCGCGCGTTCGACGCGCGACGGGCTACAGCAACTCGACGCCGGTGGCATCGAGCTCGAGCTGGGCGCCGGTGGTGGACATCTCGTCGCACTCTTTGCCGTCTTTGGTGAGCACGATCGTGCCTTGCACCTTGGCTTGTTTGCCGCTCGAGGACCGGGGAACGAAGAACGCGTGACCGTGCATGCGAACATTCGCGTGCTGCTGCGTGTCGACGATTTCCATCCAGCAGCCGCGCTCCTGGCAGACGGCGCGGACGGTGCCGGTGGTGGCGATGGTCTTGCCTTTGAACGAGGCGGGGTTCTTTGCAACATCGGACAAAGAGACGAGTTGTGCGGTGACCGGCTCACCCAGCTTGATGGCGGCGTTGGTCTCGCGCGCGGTCTCCGCCTGGGCGGTGCGCTCCGCGCTATGCGCATGGTTCGCCTCGGCCGCGTGCGTGGGCTCGGCCGCCGGATCCGCGCTCATTTTGCAACCGCCGGCGCCGAGGGCGAGCGCCAGAAAAATCACCCGCCATGAAGACGTACGCATGGCTACCTTTGTAGCACGGATTTACCCGGCGAGACGGCCTCGTCGGCGTCCGTGAGATGGTCGAATGCTCTTCATTCTTCGTTTAATCCTGCAGTTCTTCCGTCTTCTCGTGTGGCCGCTGGCGGTGTTGCGCCGGCGCAAAGCGGCGCCCCCGAGGGCGTACGTGCACTTGGAGATCGATGGGGCGGTGACCGATGTGGCAGGGCCCAAGCGCCCATGGGAAGCGTGGGTCCGCAAGCCTGTGCTCACCCTTCACGGGGTGGCGGAGTTGATCGATGCGCTGATCGACGATCCGAACCCGCGCGGGCTCTTGGTCACCTTGAAGTCGCTGCGCGCGGGGATGGCCACCGCCACCTCGCTTCGCGCCCAGCTCGCGCGGCTTCGCGACGCCGGGCGCGAGGTCGTGGTGCTCCTGCCCTTGGGCGGCGACACGCGCGAGTTCTATGTGGCCACCGCCGCCACCCGCATCTTCGTGGGGCCGCGAACCGCGCTGTCGCCCATCGGATTTGCCATCAACGCGCGCTACGTGCGCGGCGCGCTCGAAAAGGCGGGCCTCACCCCGGAGGTCTTCGCGCGCGGCACCTACAAGAGCGCGGGCGAGACGTTCGTGCGCGACTCGATGAGCGAAGCGCAGCGCGAGCAGATGGAGGCGCTCCTGGCTACGTTCTACGACGAGCTGGTCGACGCCGTGGCCGAGGGACGTCACCTGGACGTGGACACGGCGCGCGCGCGCATCGATGCTGCCCCCTACACGGCGGCCGACGCCGTTTCGGCAGGGCTGGTGGATGACACGGCGTACGAGGATGAAATCGCCGACAAGCTGGGCGGCTCCGAGGCCGCGCGAGTGGTGCCCGCGGCGCCGTATTTGCGGGCGCGCATGGGGGCTCGGCTGGGCCCGATTTTGCCGCAGCCGGTCATCGGGGTGGTGCGCGTGCATGGTCCGATCGCGGGGGACAACCCGCTGCACATGTCGTCGGTGGCCAGCGACGAGGCGATCATTCAAGTCGTTCGCCGCGCGCGGCAGGATCCGGCGGTGCGGGCGGTGGTGCTCCACATCGATTCGCCTGGCGGAAGCGCGCTGGCCTCCGATCGCATTCACCACGAGCTGGTCCGCTTGGCCGCCGAAAAGCCGCTGATCGCCTGTATGGCCAATGTGGCCGCGAGCGGCGGATACTACGTGGCGGCGCCCGCGCACGTGATCGTGGCGGAGCCTACGACCGTGACGGGATCCATCGGCGTCATCGCCGCGCGCTTTACCCCGGAGCCGCTGCTCTCGCGCCTCGGGATCCACACGAGCAGCCTGCGGCGCGGCGCGCACGCGGGGTTGCTGGATCCGGCGGGGCCGCTCACCGACGACGAGCGCGGCGCGATCGAGAAGGAGATCGACGGCATCTACCGCGGGTTCGTTCAGGTGGTGTCCGACGGGCGCAAGAAGACGGTCGATGAGGTGCACGCCGTCGCGGAAG contains these protein-coding regions:
- a CDS encoding DUF4920 domain-containing protein, yielding MRTSSWRVIFLALALGAGGCKMSADPAAEPTHAAEANHAHSAERTAQAETARETNAAIKLGEPVTAQLVSLSDVAKNPASFKGKTIATTGTVRAVCQERGCWMEIVDTQQHANVRMHGHAFFVPRSSSGKQAKVQGTIVLTKDGKECDEMSTTGAQLELDATGVELL
- the sppA gene encoding signal peptide peptidase SppA, whose amino-acid sequence is MLFILRLILQFFRLLVWPLAVLRRRKAAPPRAYVHLEIDGAVTDVAGPKRPWEAWVRKPVLTLHGVAELIDALIDDPNPRGLLVTLKSLRAGMATATSLRAQLARLRDAGREVVVLLPLGGDTREFYVATAATRIFVGPRTALSPIGFAINARYVRGALEKAGLTPEVFARGTYKSAGETFVRDSMSEAQREQMEALLATFYDELVDAVAEGRHLDVDTARARIDAAPYTAADAVSAGLVDDTAYEDEIADKLGGSEAARVVPAAPYLRARMGARLGPILPQPVIGVVRVHGPIAGDNPLHMSSVASDEAIIQVVRRARQDPAVRAVVLHIDSPGGSALASDRIHHELVRLAAEKPLIACMANVAASGGYYVAAPAHVIVAEPTTVTGSIGVIAARFTPEPLLSRLGIHTSSLRRGAHAGLLDPAGPLTDDERGAIEKEIDGIYRGFVQVVSDGRKKTVDEVHAVAEGRVWVGRDARTRGLVDELGGFETALRLARERGAEGRKLAPRLLRPPRSPLPPLSAEHRERRVARAAFAPVVRLLGTLGVEPSALVQGVVLGSSRERALLWFELGGYFSRVD